The following proteins come from a genomic window of Pedobacter faecalis:
- a CDS encoding GH32 C-terminal domain-containing protein, which yields MKHLLALMLCSAATYAAAADISIKITKRYLNLPVSQKEKRSVMTYIINGKEEQRFVIRLSANPEYWVFSDMSAYKGKTLKISFEGDATALSKIYQDDQINGQDSLYKEKKRPQYHFSTRRGWINDPNGMVFYEGEYHLYYQHNPFEREWENMSWGHAVSKDLVHWEELPVALHPDKIGTMFSGSAVIDYDNTSGFGKPGKPAMVVFYTADNPDRQVQCVAYSLDKGRTFTKYNGGKPVIDSKEKWNSKDTRDPRVFWHKPSKHWVMVLNERDGHSIYTSANLKDWTFESHITGFWECPDLFELPVDGDQNNRKWVMYGASNTYMIGSFDGKVFKPEGGKYYFSSGSIYAAQTFNNIPESDGRRIQIGWGRVPQAGMPFNNMMLLPTELTLRKTKDGLRLYSLPVKEVEQLCTPVKKWSGLSSAEANDKMKEFYDADKLRIKTTIKLSHATEAGFNLFAQRMVGYDMNFNMLNGMFYSPQDPTSMELTADIYIDRSSIEVFIDGGAYSYSMERKPDRNNREGFHFWGNNIEVKNLEVFTVKSIWE from the coding sequence ATGAAGCATTTACTAGCTTTAATGCTATGCAGTGCGGCGACCTACGCTGCAGCGGCCGATATCAGCATTAAAATTACCAAACGTTACCTCAACCTCCCCGTATCGCAGAAGGAAAAGCGGTCGGTGATGACCTATATCATCAACGGAAAAGAAGAGCAACGCTTCGTGATCCGCCTTTCTGCTAACCCGGAATACTGGGTATTCTCAGACATGAGCGCTTACAAAGGCAAAACCCTCAAGATCAGTTTTGAAGGCGATGCCACTGCTTTGAGTAAGATATATCAGGACGATCAGATCAACGGACAGGACTCTTTGTACAAGGAAAAGAAGCGTCCGCAATATCACTTTTCTACCCGCAGGGGCTGGATAAACGATCCTAACGGTATGGTGTTTTACGAGGGCGAATATCATTTGTACTATCAGCACAACCCTTTTGAAAGGGAATGGGAAAATATGTCCTGGGGCCACGCCGTAAGCAAAGACCTCGTACACTGGGAAGAGCTGCCGGTGGCCCTGCACCCCGACAAGATAGGAACCATGTTTTCGGGTTCTGCAGTGATCGATTACGACAATACCTCCGGTTTTGGTAAACCGGGTAAGCCCGCAATGGTAGTGTTTTACACGGCCGATAACCCCGACCGGCAGGTACAATGCGTGGCCTACAGTCTGGATAAAGGCCGGACGTTTACCAAATACAATGGCGGTAAACCGGTTATAGACTCCAAGGAGAAGTGGAACAGTAAAGATACGCGAGATCCAAGAGTGTTCTGGCACAAGCCCTCAAAACATTGGGTGATGGTACTCAACGAACGTGACGGGCATTCTATTTATACCTCGGCAAACCTGAAGGACTGGACTTTTGAAAGCCACATTACCGGGTTCTGGGAGTGTCCCGACCTGTTTGAACTGCCGGTCGACGGCGATCAGAACAACCGCAAATGGGTGATGTATGGCGCTTCAAATACCTATATGATCGGCTCGTTTGATGGCAAAGTATTTAAGCCCGAGGGCGGGAAATATTATTTTTCATCCGGATCTATTTACGCTGCACAAACCTTTAACAACATTCCAGAATCAGACGGTCGCCGCATCCAGATAGGCTGGGGCCGCGTTCCACAAGCAGGTATGCCCTTCAACAACATGATGTTGCTGCCAACAGAATTGACCCTTCGCAAAACCAAAGACGGCCTGAGGCTTTACAGCCTGCCGGTAAAGGAGGTGGAACAATTGTGTACGCCGGTAAAGAAATGGTCTGGACTAAGCTCCGCTGAAGCCAACGATAAAATGAAGGAATTTTACGATGCTGATAAGCTCCGTATAAAAACAACCATAAAGCTTTCGCACGCCACCGAGGCGGGCTTCAATCTATTCGCGCAACGCATGGTGGGCTACGACATGAATTTCAATATGCTCAACGGCATGTTCTATTCACCACAGGACCCGACCAGTATGGAGCTTACGGCAGATATTTATATCGATCGCAGTTCCATTGAAGTATTTATTGATGGCGGAGCATACTCCTATTCCATGGAGCGCAAGCCCGACCGCAATAACCGGGAGGGTTTCCATTTCTGGGGAAACAATATTGAGGTGAAAAACCTTGAGGTATTTACCGTTAAATCCATATGGGAGTAA